In Chroicocephalus ridibundus chromosome 21, bChrRid1.1, whole genome shotgun sequence, the sequence ATGAGGTCCCCGTCCAGCCCCTCGGCCAGGCTGAGGGTCTGCGCCGCGTCGCGGCCGATGTAGTCGAAACCTTCGGGGAGGAAGACGATGGCGGCGCCGCGACCGGCCGCCTCCCGCACCAGCCCGGCGCAGGCCGCGAAGTTCAGCTCCTTGTCGGGGGTGGAGGTGACCTGACCCACGGCCACCAGCGGCTTCAGCCCCGGGGGACCCGCCATGGCGGGGGACGGCGACctgcggcggcggtgggggggagcGGATGTCAGCCCCAGGGACACCCGCAGTCcccccgtgtcgtcccccccccactccccagctcCGTGTCCCCGCGGTACCTGCCCGGGGTGTCGGAGCCGTGCGGGTGTCTCAGGGTGCACAGGCAGcgcagcggggagcggggcaccGCGCTCAGCCTGGGGGGCACCGGGGTGGGGGTCACAGCCACCGCCTggtccctgtgctgggggggctgggggggcacggcCCCGGGGGACCCACGGCCAAGGGAACGGCGCTGGCCCCCACAAAGGGGCCCGTGGGTGGGTGTCATCGGCCAGACCCTTCCCGcggcccctctgtccccagcccccccgcccccaaactGCCTCCGGCAGCCCCCAAAATGCCCCCGGCGGCCCCCAAACTGCCCTAGCACCCCAGAAACTGCCCCAAGCACCTCCCaactgcccccagcaccccccaaaatgccccaCAACCCCCCAatctgcccccagcaccccccaaaaTGCCCTAGCACCCAATAAACTGCCCCAAGcaccccccagctgctcccagcaccccccaaaatgccccagAACCCCCCAAtctgtccccagcacccccaaaatgcccccagCGGCCCCCAAAATGCCCTAGCACCCAATAAACTGCCCCAAGCACCCCCCAactgctcccagcaccccccaaaatgccccaggaccccccaatctggccccagcacccccaaaatgcccccagCGGCCCCCAAAATGCCCTAGCACCCAATAAACTGCCCCAAGCACCCCCCAACTGCTCCCAGCACCCTCAAACTGCTCCCAGCggcccccaaaatgcccccagcgccccccaaactgctcccagcagcccccaaaATGCCCCAGAACCCCCCAGTCCGCCCCCAGAagcccccaaaatgcccccagcgccccccaaactgcccccagcagctccagtttCCCTCAGCTCTGCCCCGCCTCAGCCGCCCACCTGCCCCCAGGCCCCATCAGCGCCCCCCCCAAACGGCCCAATTTGCCCCAAATCTTCCCCCCCTGCACCTCCCACATCGTCCCAACTGCTCCCGGTCCTTGCCCgctgcccccagacccccccagcctccccgggCCCGTACATGCCCCGCCGGCGGCACCGAGGGGACGCGGGCAAAGtcccccccggggccgcgccCGCACCAAAGATGGCGCCACCGCCGCTGCCCTCTaccaagatggcgcccggccggCTTCCCCCCTTCCGGTCTGCGCCGGAAGGGGCGGTGCCCGCGACGCGGGAGGAGGGGAAGATGGCGGACAGCACGaaggggcggccggcggcggcccccggggggAAGGCGCTGACGGCGGAGCAGGTCCGGgtcgggggacaccggggggcgCCGGGAAGGGTCTGGGCACCGGGGGAGGGTCCCTGGGCAGGGCCCTGGCCCCGGAGGGGGGGTTCCCCGGGCAGCGGGGGGCGGGTCCCGGCCAGGCCCTGGGGGGTCCCGGCCCTGTCACCGTCGCTGTCCCCGCAGGTGGTGGCCCGGTTCAACCGGCTGCGGCAGGAGCAGCGGGGCCTGGCCTCGAAAGCGGccgagctggagctggagctgaacGAGCACAGGTGAGGTGGGGTTGGGtcggtgggggggacacccagcgGGGGGGTTCGGGCCGTCGGGGCcttcgccgcctcccccgcctcagcctccccttcctcctcctcctcctcctccagcctggtgATCGAGACGCTGCGGGAGGTGGATCCCACCCGCAAGTGCTACCGCATGGTGGGCGGCATCTTGGTGGAGCGAACGGTCAAGGAGGTGCTGCCCGCGCTGGAGAACAACAAGGAGCAGGTGAGGGGCAGcctccgccccccccaccccgggacccctGGAGCCCCCCACAGGACCCCCCGGACCCTTTTTAGGACTCCTGGAAACCCACCCTCCCTGGgacccctggagccccccccaggacccctggaGCCCGCCCAGAACCGTCTGGACCCTCTTTGGgacccctggagcccccccccaggaccccctggaCCCTCTCTGGGACTCCTGGAAACCGTCCCCTCCAGGACCTGCCGGACCGTCCCTGGAGCCCCCCTCCAGTATCCCTCGGACCCTCCCTGGGACCCCTGGAGGCCCCCCCACTCCAGGACCTCCTGGACCCTCCCTAAGACTCCTGGAGCCCTTCTGGGACCCCTGGAGTCCCCTGGGCCCTGCCTCGGgacacccagagccccccccgccccgacctcCAAACCCTCCTTGGGACCCCCGGAGCCCCCTGGCACCTCCCTGAGCCCCCCTTGGGATGCCCTGGGATCCCCTGAGCCCCTCATAGTCACTCTGGGACCCCGGatcccccccccaggacacccagaGGCCCCCCTTTGGACTACCCAGGACACCCTGAGCCACACTGGGACCCCCTGAGCTCCCACTGGGATGCCCCCGGACCCCGTGGACACTCCCTGGGATGTTACAGAGCCCCCGCAGAACCCCTCCCAGGACCCTCAGAGCCCACCTTGGAGCCCCCCCTGGAACACCCCCTGTGAACCCATGACCCCCTGAGcgccctggggaccctccaggAGCCCCCAGGTCACCCCAGGAGTCCCCTGAGCTCCTCTTTGGACTCTCTGGGACCCCCTCAACCCGCCTTgggacccccccggacccctccCAGGACCAGGCCCCTCTCCCGGCTGCCTCCCCCTGACCCTTCTTCgcccccaccctccacccccccttccacttttttttaCCCCCAGATCAGCAAAATCATCGAGTCTCTGGCGCAGCAGCTGCAGGCCAAGGGCCGGGAGCTGAACGAGTTCCGGGAGAAGCACAACATCCGCCTGGTGGGGGAGGAcgacccccggcagccccccaaGGAGGGGCCCGAGGGCGCGGGGGCCAAGGGCAGCGCAGCCGGTGTCCTGGTCTCCTAGCCCCCCCcactcccgcccccccccccccccccccccccccgcggtgtccagtgctgcccctgccccgcttTTGTTAAATAAATGGCTTTTTTGTCCCTTTGGTCACGGGCCACGCGTGTGGGTGCTGAGGGCGGCTCcggggggggtgggacgggggcAGGAAAAGGGGAGGGGCAGCCCCAGGAAGGCCAGAGCAGGGCCAgacccccccggctccccacaGGGAGACCCAGTGCCACCGTCCCTGCTGTCCGGGGGCAGGTGGCACTTTGCGGGGGGCAGATGGTGGCTCTGGACTGGCCTTGGGCCACCGTTTTCTTGCTCTGGCCACTGAAATTGCTCTGCTgtgcttccagctgctggtgtCCTGTCCCGTTCCCCCCTCCCCGGaagcccctgctgtccccctggGACATCCCAAGCCACCCCAGGACCCCTCGAGCTCCTCTTGggacccctgtcacccccctggtcccccttgtcaccccccgcccccgtgcCTGAAATGCTGTGGGGGGACCCCAAAATGGGGGTGGTGGGTGCCACGGGGGGGTGGTGTGTTCTGCCGTGGGCACCCCAaaaggcagggacaggggacagcaggggacacagGCAcccaggaggggacggggacgcggTGGTGGCAGCGAGGAGGGAGGGCATCGGTGTCACCGTCACCCCGCGCGGGGCAGAGGCCGGCGCGTGCCGGCGCGTGTCGGTGTGTGGCACCCCAGggtgcggcggcgggggggggggatgggacaggaggggacgTGGCCGGTGTTGACTGTACACAACCCCCGCCCGCGGCGTCACCTGCCACCGGGCCCGGCCGGTTCCCCGCGGCCACCGGCCCCATATAACGCCGGTGACACCAGGCCGGCAGGGGACGGACGCCatggagggggccggggggccgcGGCTGGCGGAGGCCGAGCGGGAGAGTCTGCTGGGCTCCGTCCACGGCGTCTCGGGGCCCGGTAccgcggtggggacagggggacatggggacaccgatGACCTTTTTGGCCCCAAAATGGGGcctggggggggatggggggtgggggagcagccGGGGAAGGCGGTGGGGAGGGGACGCAGGGGGGTTGGGGCGAAGGGGGTCGGGGTGACGGTGGCGTGTCCCCGCAGTGGTGACGGCCACCCGCATGGCGGGGGCGGCCATGTACGAGCTGGTGCGCGTGGGGCACGCGGAGCTGGTGGGGGAGATCATCCGGCTGGACGGGGACATGGCCACCCTCCAGGTCTACGAGGAGACCTGTATCCTGccgccctgcctgtccccgtgtcccctcccgtcccctcccgccaccctgccctgccccgtccttccctgtccccccccttGTCCTTctctgtcccctcagcctccccttgtccccccccaaTCTCCCCgtcctgcccttcccttcctcccctgtccccctcctgtcctccctgtccccctgcccctgtcccccctgtcctgtcacctccctgtcccaCCTGTTCTATTCCCTCTGTTCCCCCCCACTgtgtcctgtcccctccctgtccccctgtcctcccccctgtcccctccctgtccccccgtcctgccccatCCCCTTATCACGTCCTCTCGTGTCCCCCCATCCTGCCCTCTCCTgtcctccccctgtcccctccatgccccctgtcccctccctgtccccccctatcttcccctgtccccccccatcctgccctgtccccccgtcctgccccatccccttgtcgtgtcctctccctgtcccccgatcctgccctgtccccccccgttcccccatcctgccccctctgtccccccattctgccctgtccccttgtcctgtcccctccctgtcccccccgtccccccatcctgccccgtcCCTTTGTcctgtcccccttgtccccctaTCTtgccctgtcctctccctgtcctctccctgtcccccatcctgAGCCATCCCCTTGCCCTgtcccccatcctgtccccccgtcctgtcccctccctgtcccccccgtccccccatcctgccccatccccttgccctgtcccccctgtcctgtccctgtcttctccctgtccccccatcctgAGCcatccccttgtcctgtcccccgtcctgtcccccctgtccccccatcctgccccgtccccttgtcccatcccctccctgtccccccccatcccgccctgTCCCCCCATCTTTCcctgcccccccgctcccccccccccgtccctgtccccgtccggTCGGTGGCCTTTCCTGAGCGCGGTGGCAGCGGGGGTGCGGGTGGGGGACCCGGTGCTGCGCACGGGGAAGCCGCTCTCGGTGGAGCTGGGCCCCGGCATCCTGGGCTCCATCTTCGACGGGATCCAGCGCCCACTGCGGGACATCGCCCAGGCCACCCGCAGCATCTACATCCCGCGGGGCACCAACGTCCCCGCGCTGCCCCGCCACCTCACCTGGGACTTCGTCCCCAGCAAGGACCTCCGGGTgagcggggacacggggacaccccatCGCTCGGCACCCCcggaggggacgcggggacatAGGGACACCCCTTCGCTCAGCACCCctaggggggacgtggggacaccccTTCGCTTGGGACCcccagaggggacacagggacacggggacacccctTCGCTCGGCACCCCcagaggggacgtggggacaccccTTCACTCAGCACCCCcagaggggacgtggggacaccccTTCGCTTGGGACCCCCAGAAGGGACGTGGGGACATAGGGATACCCCTTCACTCGGCACCCCcagaggggacgtggggacaccccTTCGCTCGGCACCcccagaggggacacagggacaccggGACACCCCTTCGCTCAGCGCCCCcagaggggacgtggggacaccccTTCGCTTGGGACCCCCAGAAgggacgtggggatgtggggacatccCTTTTCTCGGCAcccccaggggggctgcagggacacccctTCACTCGGCACCcccggggggacatggggacaccccttCACTCGGCACCcccagaggggacacagggacatggggacaccccttCACTCGGCACCcccagaggggacacagggacatggggacaccccttCACTCGGCACCCccagaggggacatggggacaccccttCACTCAGCACCCccggaggggacacggggacactccTTCGCTTGTCCCCGTTGGGGTCCCGCGTCCTCATGACCACCCACTCCCCCCCCAGGTCGGGAGCCACGTCACCGGGGGTGACATCTACGGGACGGTGATGGAGAACTCGCTCATCCAGCACAAGATCATGGTGCCACCCCGCAGCCGGGGCACCGTCACCTACATCGCACCCCCCGGGCACTACAGCGTGTCGGTATGGGTGGGTGACGGGGTGGAGGGTGACAGAGGGACAGGTGGTGGGGTGACAGGGTGACGTGGGGTTGGATGGTGAGGTGACATGGTGATGGGTGACGGGGTGGTGGGGTGATGGGTGTATGTTGGGGTGGTGGGTGACGGGTGGTGGGGTGACAGTGTGATGGGTGGCGAGGTGTTGGGGAGATGTGGTGTTGGATGGTGGGGTGACGTGGTGATGGGGTGATGGATGTATGTTGGGGTGTTGGGTGACGGGGTGATGGGGTGACAGGGTGATGGGTGATGTGTTGGATGGTGGGGTGATGGGTGATGGGGTGATGGGTGGCAAGGTGGTGGGGTGATGGATGTATGTTGGGGTGTTGGGTGATGGGGTGACAGGGTGATGAGGTGGTGGGTGATGTGTTGGATGGTGGGGTGATGGGTGGTGGGGTGACGGGGTGATGGGTGGTGGGGTGTTGGGTGGTGAGGTGACGTGGTGATGGGGTGACAGTGTGATGGGTGATGGGGTGTTGAATGGTGGGGTGATGGTGTGATGGGTGGCGGGGTGTTGGGGTGATGGATGTGTGATGGGGTGACAGGGTGATGGGTGGCAGGGTGTTGGGGTGATGGAGTGTTGGATGGCGGGATGTTGGGGTGATGGATGGGTGAtgggtggtggtgatgggtggTGGGGTGTTGGATGATGGGGTGAAGTGGTGATGGGTGATGGGTGGCGGGGTGTTGGGGTGATGGAGTGTTGGATGGTGGGGCATTGGGGTGTTGGGTGATGGGGTGAGAGGGTGATGGGTGGTGGGGTGACGGGGTGTTGGATGGCAGGGTAGCGGGTGACGGGGTGATGGGTGACAAGAGGGATGGGTGGTGGGGTGATGGATGATGGGGTGATGTGGGGCTGGGTGGTGGGGTGTCAGGGTGGTGGGTGTTGGGGTGATGGGAGATGGGATGACAGGGTGACGGATGTTGGGGTGATGGGATGTTGGGATGACGGGGTGAtggggtggtgggtggtggggtgATGGGATGACggggtggtgggtggtggggtgATGGGCTGGTGGGGTGATGGGCTGATGGATGTTGGGGTGATGGATGATGGGATGACGGGGCGACGGGGTGGTGGGTGTCGGGGTGCCCCGTCCCCACTGCCGGTCCCTCCTGTCCCCGCAGGACGTGGTGCTGGAGCTGGACTTCCAGGGCAGCGTGGAGAAGCTGCCCATGCTGCAGGTCTGGCCCGTCAGACAGACCCGGCCCGTGGCCGAGAAGCTGCCGGCGAATCACCCCCTGCTGACGGGCCAGCGGGTGCTGGACGCCCTCTTCCCgtagggacacccccccacccacccccccgggaggggacagggatggggacagggagaggggatggaggagagggatggggacaggggatggggatagagctggagatggggatTGGGGACATGGACagaggaggggggacaggggcagggaTGGTgttgggggacagggatggtgttgggggacaggggatggggacagggatggggacagagatggcgttgggggacagggatggggacaggggcagggatgggaacagggatgggcaggggggacagggacagggatggggacagggatggtgttgggggacaggggatggggacagggatggggatagagctggagatgaagactggggacagggatagggatggggacagagatggcgtcgggggacagggatgggaatgggggacaggggatggggacggggatagggatgggggacagggacagggatggggacaggggatggcgatggggatggggatagagctggagatggggacTGGGGACATGGACagaggatgggggacagggacaggaacagggatggggacagggaaggtgttgggggacagggatggggatagagctggagatggggagtggggacagggatagggatgaggacaaggacagggatggggacagggatggggatgggggacaggggacggggatggggacagggacagggatggggacaaagaTGGTGTtgggagacagggatggggacggggacagggatgggggacagggacagagatgGTTTtgagggacagggatggggacaggggatggggacagggacggggatagagctggagatggggacTGGGGACACGGACagaggatgggggacagggatagggatggggatgtgggacggggacagggatggggacagggttggGGATGTGGAATAGGGACAGAGGTGGTGTTGGGGaccggggacagggatggggacaggggacggcgATGTGGGACAGGGCTGGAAGTAGggatagggctggagatgggaataagggacggggctggggacagtcctACCAGGGAAAAAGGAGACAGTGAGGGGGCTGGTCGGTGACACTGGGGGTGTCACGGTCACTCCAGACAGCCCCCAGGAGGGACGGGGACGGcgttggggacggggacggggagaggtgtggggaggggggtccctCCCAGCTCCATGGGGCCGTAGCGGGGCGGTGTCGGGGGACGGCAGCCACCGCTCCCGGCCGTCCCCAcgcgtccccgtccccaggtGCGTGCAGGGGGGCACCACGGCCATCCCGGGCGCCTTCGGCTGCGGCAAAACCGTCATCTCCCAGTCCCTCTCCAAGTACTCCAACAGCGACGTCATCGTCTACGTGGGCTGCGGCGAGCGGGGCAACGAGATGTCCGAGGTCCTGCGGGACTTCCCTgaggtggggacggggggggggggcacacggggacGAGGAGGGACGCGGGGCCGGCCGGCCACTGGCCGGGGTTGCGGGGGGTAACGGTGACGCCGTCCCCAGCTCACCATGGAGGTGGACGGGAGGACGGAGACCATCATGAAGCGCACGACGCTGGTGGCCAACACCTCCAACATGCCGGTGGCCGCCCGCGAAGCCTCCATCTACACCGGTGGGCCCGCGACTGCCgcggcgggggtggggtgggctgggggtgtgtgtgagtgtgagcgTGCACGGGCACGTGTGAGCACGCGTGTGTGAGCGTGTAAGGCCCATGTGAGCATTTACGGGCGCGTGTGTGAGCAGGCGCGGGCACACGCGAGCCCACACGGGCACGTGCCAGCGTGCGGATGCGTGAGCGTGCGAGGCACACGGGAGCACGTGTGGGCACGCGTGAGCAGGCGTGGGCGTAGATAAGCCCGCGTGGGCGTGTGTGAGTGTGCACAGGCACGCGTGAGTGTGCACAGGCACGTGTGAGCAGGTGTGGGCACAGGCGAAGGTGCACACGCGTGAGCGCGCAAGGCACGCGTGGGCGTTCGTGGGCGCTTGTGAGCAGGCGCGGGCACGTGGAAGTGGGCACGGGCACGTGTGAACAGGCACATACGTGAGCGCGTAAGGCACGTGTGGGCATGCGTGAGCGGCATGGGCACGTATGAGCATGCAAGGCCCGTGTGAGCACGTGTGGCGCACGTGAGCCTTCACGCGTGGCGCGGGAAGGCGAGGGGGGGAGGTTGCACGCGCCGGGGGCCGTGTGGCCACGAGCCGGCCGCAGCTGGCGCCGAGGGTGCGAGGGCGGCGTgtgccccccccctgccccaccaccaccctccggGTGCCAGCCGCATGCCGCCGGTGCAGGCATCACGCTCTCCGAGTACTTCCGCGACATGGGCTACCACGTCAGCATGATGGCCGACTCCACCTCCCGCTGGGCCGAGGCGCTGCGCGAGATCTCGGGGCGCCTGGCCGAGATGCCGGCGGGTGAGCCCCCTTATTGGGAAGGGACCGGGGActgtggtgggggggggcgggaaaacCAATCCGACCCCCG encodes:
- the LOC134526060 gene encoding V-type proton ATPase catalytic subunit A-like — its product is MEGAGGPRLAEAERESLLGSVHGVSGPVVTATRMAGAAMYELVRVGHAELVGEIIRLDGDMATLQVYEETSGVRVGDPVLRTGKPLSVELGPGILGSIFDGIQRPLRDIAQATRSIYIPRGTNVPALPRHLTWDFVPSKDLRVGSHVTGGDIYGTVMENSLIQHKIMVPPRSRGTVTYIAPPGHYSVSDVVLELDFQGSVEKLPMLQVWPVRQTRPVAEKLPANHPLLTGQRVLDALFPCVQGGTTAIPGAFGCGKTVISQSLSKYSNSDVIVYVGCGERGNEMSEVLRDFPELTMEVDGRTETIMKRTTLVANTSNMPVAAREASIYTGITLSEYFRDMGYHVSMMADSTSRWAEALREISGRLAEMPADSGYPAYLGARLASFYERAGRARCLGSPAREGSVSIVGAVSPPGGDFSDPVTSATLGIVQVFWGLDKKLAQRKHFPSVNWLISYSRYLRALEPHYEGLHPEFPALRRRAREILQEEEELAEIVQLVGKASLAEADKVTLEVAKLLKDDFLQQNGYSSYDRFCPFYKTVGMLQNMVTFYELARHAVEATGPGERRVTWATIRENLGDILYKLSAMKFKDPVKDGEANITAAFAQLNEEMQAAFRNLED
- the PFDN2 gene encoding prefoldin subunit 2 yields the protein MAPPPLPSTKMAPGRLPPFRSAPEGAVPATREEGKMADSTKGRPAAAPGGKALTAEQVVARFNRLRQEQRGLASKAAELELELNEHSLVIETLREVDPTRKCYRMVGGILVERTVKEVLPALENNKEQISKIIESLAQQLQAKGRELNEFREKHNIRLVGEDDPRQPPKEGPEGAGAKGSAAGVLVS